The sequence CTGCGCCCGTAGACCCGGCCGGTGGCGGCGAGGCGGCGTGCGGTCTCCCAGGATTCCTCGGCGCGGGCGAAGGCCTTGGGGTCGGGGGCGGTGGGGTGCGCGGTGCGCTCCGCGAGGGCGGCGATGTCGGCGCTGTGCAGGCCGGTGCCGTCGAGTGTGATGCGCCGGCCGACAGGGGGGCCGTTGTCCAGCATGTGAGATACCAAGGGGTTCAACTCCCTCTTATAACGCGCTTTGTGGACGGAAGTCCGACACCTCTTTCCGTACGGTGAGCCGAAGCAGCAGGCGAGGTAAAAGCGATTGCCTTCCGCCTATTGACTTCTATTCACGCGCCTATGACTCTGCATGACACTATGCAGGCCGGGCAAGGGGCAGCGGATGATCAAGTTCGACGCAGTCAGCAAGCGATACCCGAATGGCACCACCGCCGTGGACGAGCTGTCCCTGGACCTCCCCGAGGGCGGGGTCACCGTCCTCGTCGGCTCGTCGGGCTGCGGTAAGACCACCACCCTGCGGATGGTCAACCGCATGGTCGAGCCGACCTCCGGCAGGATCAGTGTCGGCGGCCGCGACATTCTGGAGGCGGACGCCGCCGAGCTGCGCCGCGGCATCGGCTATGTCATCCAGCAGTCCGGTCTCTTCCCTCACCGTACGATCCTGGACAACATCGCGACGGTCCCGCTGCTGCTGGGCTGGGGCAAGCGCAAGGCCCGCGCCCGCGCCGCCGAGCTGCTGGAGCTGGTCGGCCTGCCCGCCGACGCCGGCAAGCGCTATCCGCACCAGCTCTCCGGCGGCCAGCAGCAGCGCGTCGGCGTCGCCCGTGCGCTGGCCGCCGACCCGCCCGTGCTGCTGATGGACGAGCCCTTCGGCGCCGTCGACCCGGTCGTGCGCACCCAGCTGCAGAACGAGCTGCTGCGGCTCCAGGAGGAGCTGCGCAAGACCGTCGTCTTCGTGACCCACGACATCGACGAGGCGGTCCGGCTGGGCGACCGGATCGCGGTCTTCCGCACCGGCGGCCGGCTCGTCCAGTGCGCCGAGCCCGCCGAGCTGCTGGCCCGGCCCGCCGATGACTTCGTCGCCGACTTCCTGGGCGCCGAGCGCGGGCTCAAGCTGCTCTCGCTCACCACCCTCGCGGACGTCCCGCACGCCCCCGGCCGGGCGATACGCGCCGACGAACCGGTCGGCGGGATATCCCGCGACGGCGGCCGCTGGCGCGTGGTGACCTCGCCGCGCGGGGAACCGCTGGGGTGGCTGGACGCCGACGCCCTGCCTGCCGGCGGGACGGCCGGCGAGGCCCCGCTGGAGGCCGTACGGCCGCTGCGCGACCACGATTCCCTCCTCTCGGCGCTCAACGAGGCGGTCTCCTCCCCCGCCGCCGCCGTCGTCCGGGTCTCCGCCGACGGGGTGCTGACCGGCGTCACCTCCCGCGACGCCATCCACGACCGGGCGGGCCGCAGCCACGCGGAGGCGGGCCGGGCGGCGGCCGCCGGGCCCACCGCCGCCGGGCCCACCGCCCCCGGGACGCCCGCCTCCGAGACGCCCGGCTCCGAAGCGCGCGCCCCCGAGACACCCGGCTCCGAGCCCCCCGCCCCCGAGGACACGCCCGGGGACAGCCCCGGGGACACCCCCGGAGACGCCAAGCCCCCCAAGGCCCCCTCCGCCACGGAGCGCCCCGCATGACCATCGAGTGGGGCTGGTTCCCCGACCACGCCGACGAGATGGCCCGCCTGACCGCCGACCACCTCGCCACCGCGGTGCCCGCCGTCCTCCTCGGCCTGCTGATCGCGCTGCCGCTGGCGGTCCTCGCCCACCGGATACGGCCGCTGCGCGGCTTCATCCTGGGCGCGTCCAACATCCTCTACACCATCCCCTCCCTCGCCTTCTTCGTCCTCCTCCTGCCGGTCACCGGCCTCACCCGCACCACCGCGATCGTGGGTCTGACCGCGTACACCCTGGTCGTCCTCGTACGGAACACCGTCGAGGGCCTGGACGCGGTCCCGGTCAAGGTCCGTGAGGCGTCGACGGCGATGGGGACCGGGCCGCTGCGCACCCTGCTCACCGTCGAGCTGCCGCTCGCCCTCCCGGTGATCATGGCGGGCGTCCGGGTCGCCACCGTCATGTCCATCTCCCTGGTCAGCGTGGCGAGCTATATCGGCTACGGCGGCCTCGGCCAGCTCTTCACCGACGGCTTCCAGCGCAACTTCCCCACGCCGGTCATTGCCGGTGTGGCCTTGACCCTGCTGCTCGCCCTGGTCGCCGACGCGCTGCTGGTGACCGTCCAGTGGCTGTGCACCCCCTGGCGGCGCGGCACCTCCCGGCAGCGCACCTCTCTGTGGCGGAAGGCAGCGTGACGCGCCGATGCTCGAACTCCTGAAGAACCTCGCCTCCTGGCTGACCAGTCCGGCCCAGTGGTCGGGCCCCGAGGGCATCGCCGCACGCGTCCTGGAGCACCTGGAGTACTCGGTGCTCGCCACCCTCGCCGCGGCCGTGATCGCGCTGCCCATCGGCCTGCTCATCGGGCACACCGGCCGGGGCGCCTTCCTCGCCGTCAACCTCTCCTCGTTCGGCCGGGCGCTGCCCACCGTCGGCCTGGTCACCCTGGTCTTCCTCGCGGGCGGGCTGAGCGTGTGGCCGGTGTATGTGTCGCTGGTCGCGCTCGCCGTGCCGGTGATCATCACCAATACGTACGCGGGGATGGCCGCCGTCGACCCCGAGGTCAAGGACGCCGCCAAGGGCGTGGGGCTGCGCGGCCGCCAGGTCCTGTGGCAGGTCGAACTCCCGCTCGCGCTCCCGCTGATCATGACCGGCGTACGGCTGGCGACCGTGCAGGTCGTCGCCACCGCCACCATCGCCGCCTATGTCAGCTTCGGCGGGCTGGGCCGCTATGTCTTCGACGGGCTGGCGCAGCGCGACCTGGTGCAGGTCCTCGGCGGTGCGGCCCTGGTCGCCGTGCTCGCCGTCGTCGCCGACCTGGCGCTGGGCGGGCTGACCCGGCTGCTGTTCCGCGGCCGCCCGGCCACCGCGCGCTGAGCACCCGCCGCCCGGATGCTGAGCACCCGCCGCCCCGCCCCTTACGTACGCACCGAGGAGCCCCGCCCATGAACCGTCGTACCGCCCTGACCGCTCTCCTCGCCGGCGCCTCGGCCCCGCTGCTGGCCTCCTGTTCCTCCGGCATCACCTCCCTCAAGGGGGACGGCGCCGGCGGCGACAGCGGCAGCAGCACCGGCGGACTGGTCATCGGCACCGCCAACTTCACCGAGAACCAGATCCTCGGCTACCTCTACGCGGGCGTGCTGACCGCCGCCGGGGTCAAGGCCACCGTCAAGCCCAACCTCGGCTCCCGCGAGATCGTGGTCCCCGCGCTGCGCTCCGGCGATATCGACCTGCTCCCCGAGTACCAGGGCAGTCTGCTGCTCTACCTCGACAAGAAGGCCACCGAGACCGAGGCGGGCGCCATGCAGAACGCGCTGGCCACCGTGCTCCCCGACGGCCTCGAAATCCTGCCCTACGCGGCCGCCGAGGACCGCGACAGCTTCGCGGTGACCCGCGCGACCGCCGACCGCTACGGCCTCAAGACGCTCGCCGACCTGCGCAAGGCCAACGGCAAGCTGGTGTTCGGCGCGGCCGCCGAGATGAAGAAGCGGGTCGTCGGGCTCGTCGGCCTCAAGGACCGGTACGGGGTGGAATTCAAGGAGTTCAAAGCGCTGGACTCCTCCGGACCGCTGGTCAAGGGCGCGCTGAAGAAGGGCGACATCGACATCGCCAATGTCTTCACCACGGACGTCGACACCGCGGCGAACGGCTGGGTCCTGCTCGCCGACCCCCAGCACCTCATCCCCGCCCAGCACATCGTCCCGCTGATCGCCGCCCGCAAGGCGGACTCCAAGGTCCGCAAGGCCCTGGCCCGTCTGGGCAACACCCTCACCACCGCCCACCTCACCGAGCTCAACCGCCTCGTCGACAAGGAGAAGCAGGACCCGGACCGGGTGGCCGACGCCTGGCTGAAGAAGCACAAGCTGAGCTGAGCCCCGGCGGCGGCCGCAGGCCTCACGCGGGCGGCAGGCCGCCGTAGCGGAGCGGCAGGCCGAACAGCGGGAACAGCCGCTCGGTGTCCAGGAAGCACTGCAGCGCGGTGATCCGGCCGTCCGCCGTCTCGATGACCTGGATCGCCCAGGGCTCGCCGTCCGCGCGGTACTGACCGAACGCCGGCCGGCCGTTCGCCGCGACCGGCACCAGATGTGAGCCCTCGCAGCCACAGCCCGGCCCCAGCATCCACTTCACGATGTCGTCGCGGCCGCGCAGCCACAGTTCGAGCGGCGGCATGGACAGCGTGGAGTCCTCGTGCAGCACGGCCGTGAGCGCGTCCATGTCGAAGCGTTCGAAGGCGTCGACATAGCGCCGCAGCAGCGCCTGCTGGGCGTCGTCCAGCGGCTGCTGCGCCACGTCGGCAGCGGTGTCGCCGGAGGCGGCGAGGGTCGCGCGGGCCCGCTGCAGAGCGCTGTTCACCGAGGCGACCGAGCTTCCCAGCAGCTCGGCGACCTCACTCGCCGACCAGCTGAGCACTTCCCGGAGGATCAGCACCGCCCGCTGCCGGGGCGCCAGCCGCTGCAGCGCGGCGATGAACGCCAGACGGACCGACTCCCGGGCGACGGCGGTCTCCGCCGGGTCCGCCGCGGACGCCAGCACCCGCTGGTCCGGTACGGGCCCGATCCAGGTCGCCTCGGGCAGCCCCGGGCCGACCGGCGTGTCCACGCTCGACGGGGAGGCGAGATCCATCGGCCTGGCCCGGCGCTGACCACCCTTGAGCAGGTCCAGGCACACATTCGTGGCGATCCGGTAGAGCCAGGACCGCAGGGACGCCCGTCCCTCGAACCGGTCGTAGCCCCGCCAGGCCCGCACCATCGTCTCCTGCACGGCGTCCTCGGCCTCGAACGCCGAGCCCAGCATCCGGTAGCAGTAGCCGGTCAGCTCGGTGCGGTGGGCCTCCAGGCGGTCCGCGGGCTCCTTCCGGGACACGGGCTCCCTCCGGGGCGCGGATCCTGCGCCGCCGTCCGCCGGCACGGCTCCGCCGTCCACCGTCGCGTCACTCGTCGAGGACCGTTTCATCGAGGACCCGCCCATCCGCCCGTCGGCCGACCACCGGCACACGCGCCCGACGGTACCGGAGCATCCGGCACCAGTCTGCTCCCCGGCACGGGGCTCCGCAGCCGGGGGCCGGACGCGGGAGAGAACCCGGGCACACGACGTGGGAGCCCCCGCCGGCCGGGCGCGGGAGCCCCACGCGCCCGATGCGGGAGAACAGCGCAAAGGCGGGCCGGACACCACGGCCCGGCCCGCCTCCGCGTCTCAGGTCATCTGCGCAGCTGCACGCCGCGCAGTACCCCTCCGACGACCGCTCCGGCCACGATGCTCAGCCCGAGCCGGGCAGGTTCCGTCAATCCGGA is a genomic window of Streptomyces sp. Edi2 containing:
- a CDS encoding ATP-binding cassette domain-containing protein — protein: MIKFDAVSKRYPNGTTAVDELSLDLPEGGVTVLVGSSGCGKTTTLRMVNRMVEPTSGRISVGGRDILEADAAELRRGIGYVIQQSGLFPHRTILDNIATVPLLLGWGKRKARARAAELLELVGLPADAGKRYPHQLSGGQQQRVGVARALAADPPVLLMDEPFGAVDPVVRTQLQNELLRLQEELRKTVVFVTHDIDEAVRLGDRIAVFRTGGRLVQCAEPAELLARPADDFVADFLGAERGLKLLSLTTLADVPHAPGRAIRADEPVGGISRDGGRWRVVTSPRGEPLGWLDADALPAGGTAGEAPLEAVRPLRDHDSLLSALNEAVSSPAAAVVRVSADGVLTGVTSRDAIHDRAGRSHAEAGRAAAAGPTAAGPTAPGTPASETPGSEARAPETPGSEPPAPEDTPGDSPGDTPGDAKPPKAPSATERPA
- a CDS encoding sigma-70 family RNA polymerase sigma factor; translation: MSRKEPADRLEAHRTELTGYCYRMLGSAFEAEDAVQETMVRAWRGYDRFEGRASLRSWLYRIATNVCLDLLKGGQRRARPMDLASPSSVDTPVGPGLPEATWIGPVPDQRVLASAADPAETAVARESVRLAFIAALQRLAPRQRAVLILREVLSWSASEVAELLGSSVASVNSALQRARATLAASGDTAADVAQQPLDDAQQALLRRYVDAFERFDMDALTAVLHEDSTLSMPPLELWLRGRDDIVKWMLGPGCGCEGSHLVPVAANGRPAFGQYRADGEPWAIQVIETADGRITALQCFLDTERLFPLFGLPLRYGGLPPA
- a CDS encoding ABC transporter permease, translating into MTIEWGWFPDHADEMARLTADHLATAVPAVLLGLLIALPLAVLAHRIRPLRGFILGASNILYTIPSLAFFVLLLPVTGLTRTTAIVGLTAYTLVVLVRNTVEGLDAVPVKVREASTAMGTGPLRTLLTVELPLALPVIMAGVRVATVMSISLVSVASYIGYGGLGQLFTDGFQRNFPTPVIAGVALTLLLALVADALLVTVQWLCTPWRRGTSRQRTSLWRKAA
- a CDS encoding ABC transporter substrate-binding protein, giving the protein MNRRTALTALLAGASAPLLASCSSGITSLKGDGAGGDSGSSTGGLVIGTANFTENQILGYLYAGVLTAAGVKATVKPNLGSREIVVPALRSGDIDLLPEYQGSLLLYLDKKATETEAGAMQNALATVLPDGLEILPYAAAEDRDSFAVTRATADRYGLKTLADLRKANGKLVFGAAAEMKKRVVGLVGLKDRYGVEFKEFKALDSSGPLVKGALKKGDIDIANVFTTDVDTAANGWVLLADPQHLIPAQHIVPLIAARKADSKVRKALARLGNTLTTAHLTELNRLVDKEKQDPDRVADAWLKKHKLS
- a CDS encoding ABC transporter permease, which codes for MLELLKNLASWLTSPAQWSGPEGIAARVLEHLEYSVLATLAAAVIALPIGLLIGHTGRGAFLAVNLSSFGRALPTVGLVTLVFLAGGLSVWPVYVSLVALAVPVIITNTYAGMAAVDPEVKDAAKGVGLRGRQVLWQVELPLALPLIMTGVRLATVQVVATATIAAYVSFGGLGRYVFDGLAQRDLVQVLGGAALVAVLAVVADLALGGLTRLLFRGRPATAR